A single genomic interval of Drosophila virilis strain 15010-1051.87 chromosome 2, Dvir_AGI_RSII-ME, whole genome shotgun sequence harbors:
- the LOC26531474 gene encoding uncharacterized protein, whose product MSNSAMVAVAICCILVLLAVFIVIIIVVGQQFEEPK is encoded by the coding sequence ATGAGTAACAGCGCCATGGTGGCCGTGGCCATTTGCTGCATCTTGGTGCTGCTGGCGGTATTCATTGTGATCATCATAGTGGTTGGGCAGCAGTTCGAGGAGCCCAAGTGA